A single region of the Parasphingorhabdus litoris DSM 22379 genome encodes:
- a CDS encoding TadE/TadG family type IV pilus assembly protein has product MIDRKQNKSSIFSNEDGATLMEFGLVAGPLMMLILGITDLGYRGYLDTLTKSKLHEIARQASTGNLPEDQIEQIIEADLAPLLLTGVDPEVTVKSYFDFTSIGKPEKLLTDNNGDGNLDPGDCYLDGNRNGEFDVNFGNSGIGGPDDIVNYTITIESPRLFPLAKMFGWSETMITTNSTAVRNQPYGDQADVPEICEPIT; this is encoded by the coding sequence ATGATTGATCGAAAGCAGAACAAATCCAGCATTTTTAGCAATGAGGATGGCGCCACGCTAATGGAATTTGGCTTAGTGGCTGGCCCCTTGATGATGCTCATTTTAGGTATCACCGATCTTGGCTATCGGGGATATCTCGACACTCTCACCAAATCGAAGCTGCATGAAATAGCGCGACAGGCGTCGACTGGTAATTTGCCTGAAGATCAGATCGAACAGATTATTGAGGCAGATCTAGCACCACTCTTACTCACTGGTGTCGATCCAGAAGTGACGGTCAAAAGCTATTTTGATTTTACCAGTATCGGCAAGCCTGAGAAATTGCTTACTGACAATAACGGCGATGGTAATCTTGATCCAGGTGACTGTTATTTGGACGGTAATCGCAATGGCGAATTTGATGTGAACTTTGGTAATAGCGGTATTGGTGGTCCCGATGATATTGTGAACTATACAATTACCATCGAGTCACCTCGGCTTTTCCCATTGGCAAAAATGTTTGGATGGAGCGAGACGATGATCACGACGAACAGTACAGCTGTTCGCAACCAACCCTATGGCGATCAAGCCGACGTTCCAGAAATATGCGAGCCGATAACATGA